From a single Lolium rigidum isolate FL_2022 chromosome 7, APGP_CSIRO_Lrig_0.1, whole genome shotgun sequence genomic region:
- the LOC124677683 gene encoding septum-promoting GTP-binding protein 1-like, whose translation MTTTTASMNVAPTQLCGGGARGRAGRRRRPAVLRLDLRWARLLRLAVATRVVRLVWDQLLACSSCGGGGGGQYRRLGPPQAGDVLTPVPLDDEGFPAPDADAVDAQDVVGLKVSLLGDCHTGKTSFMVKYVGDGEEQNGLQMTGLNLMDKTLAVRGARLAFNIWDVAGDSQSADHVPIACKDAVAILFMFDLTSRCTLTNVIDWYERARKWNKTAIPILIGTKFDDFAQLPLEMQWTIVNEARAYARAMKATLFFSSATHNINVNKIFKFITAKLFNLPWTVERNLTVGEPIIDF comes from the exons ATGACCACGACGACGGCCTCCATGAACGTGGCGCCGACGCAGctatgcggcggcggcgcgcgtggcAGGGCCGGCCGCCGGCGCAGGCCGGCCGTGCTGCGGCTCGACCTGCGGTGGGCGCGCctgctccgcctcgccgtcgccaccaGGGTCGTGCGCCTCGTCTGGGACCAGCTGCTCGCCTGCTCCTCCTGCGGAGGGGGCGGTGGCGGCCAGTACCGCCGCCTCGGCCCGCCGCAGGCCGGGGACGTGCTCACCCCCGTCCCGCTCGACGACGAAGGCTTCCCGGCGCCCGACGCCGACGCGGTGGACGCCCAGGACGTCGTCGGCCTCAAGGTCAGCTTGCTCGGGGATTGCCACACCGGCAAGACCAGCTTCATG GTTAAGTATGTCGGAGACGGGGAGGAGCAGAACGGGTTGCAGATGACGGGCCTCAATCTCATGGACAAGACGCTGGCGGTTCGGGGCGCTAGGCTCGCCTTCAACATCTGGGATGTTGCAG GAGACAGCCAGTCCGCCGACCACGTCCCGATCGCGTGCAAGGACGCCGTGGCCATCTTGTTCATGTTCGATCTCACCAGCCGGTGCACGCTCACCAA TGTCATAGATTGGTACGAGAGGGCAAGGAAGTGGAATAAG ACGGCTATTCCAATCCTAATCGGAACGAAGTTTGATGACTTCGCTCAGCTTCCTCTTGAGATGCAGTGGACCATCGTTAACGAG GCCCGAGCATACGCAAGAGCGATGAAGGCGACCCTCTTCTTCTCGAGCGCGACGCACAACATCAACGTGAACAAGATCTTCAAGTTCATCACGGCCAAGCTCTTCAACCTTCCCTGGACGGTGGAGCGCAACCTCACCGTCGGCGAGCCTATCATAGACTTCTGA